In the genome of Rhodoferax fermentans, one region contains:
- the prsR gene encoding PEP-CTERM-box response regulator transcription factor, whose protein sequence is MTSEKSRPLMIVEDDLALQKQIKWSLDRFDTVTASDRETALLQLRKSLPAVVTMDLGLPPDADAVSEGFRLLEQIMAFDPDIKVIVLTGQNDQANALRAVAMGAYDFFAKPFEPELLNLTVERAFRLFELQAENKRLRALHQPDALAGLTTRDPQMMRICRTIEKVAASNATVMLLGESGTGKEVLARGLHQASPRRGEKFVAINCAAIPENLLESELFGYEKGAFTGAAKTTLGKIETANGGTLMLDEIGDLPFQLQAKLLRFLQERTIERVGGRQEIAVDVRIVCATHQDLMALAKENRFREDLYYRLAEIVVNIPPLRDRVGDSALLAHAFARRFAQEQNRASLTLSEDAVKAIEQHTWPGNIRELENCIKRAVIMADGNQITREDVGLQPASDALDTSLDLRVIRDNAEKTAILAALGRVNGNVLKAAELLGVSRPTLYDLMHRLGLK, encoded by the coding sequence ATGACCTCCGAAAAATCTCGCCCCTTGATGATTGTTGAAGACGATCTGGCGCTGCAAAAGCAGATCAAGTGGTCACTTGACCGCTTTGACACCGTTACCGCCAGTGACCGCGAAACGGCCTTGCTACAGCTACGCAAGAGCCTGCCTGCGGTGGTGACCATGGACTTGGGCCTGCCACCTGATGCTGATGCTGTCTCGGAGGGTTTCAGGCTACTCGAACAGATCATGGCGTTTGACCCGGACATCAAGGTCATTGTGTTGACAGGTCAGAATGACCAGGCCAACGCTTTGCGCGCTGTAGCCATGGGGGCGTACGACTTTTTTGCCAAACCGTTCGAGCCCGAACTGCTGAACCTGACGGTGGAGCGGGCCTTTCGCTTGTTTGAATTGCAGGCTGAAAACAAACGTCTGCGCGCTCTGCATCAGCCTGACGCGCTGGCGGGCCTGACCACCCGTGACCCGCAGATGATGCGTATCTGCCGCACCATTGAGAAGGTCGCCGCCAGCAACGCCACTGTCATGCTGCTCGGTGAAAGTGGTACCGGCAAAGAGGTGCTGGCGCGCGGCTTACATCAGGCATCGCCGCGACGGGGTGAGAAGTTCGTAGCCATCAACTGTGCCGCCATTCCCGAGAATTTGCTGGAGAGTGAGCTCTTTGGATATGAGAAAGGCGCTTTCACCGGAGCTGCCAAAACCACGCTGGGCAAGATCGAAACTGCCAATGGCGGCACCTTGATGCTGGATGAAATTGGCGATTTGCCCTTTCAATTGCAGGCCAAGTTGCTACGATTTTTGCAAGAACGCACCATTGAACGCGTGGGCGGTCGACAGGAGATTGCCGTAGATGTGCGCATCGTTTGCGCCACCCATCAGGACCTGATGGCGCTTGCCAAGGAAAACCGGTTCCGCGAGGACTTGTACTACCGGCTCGCAGAGATTGTGGTCAACATCCCGCCACTGCGTGACCGCGTGGGTGACTCTGCGTTACTGGCACACGCCTTTGCCCGCCGATTTGCACAAGAGCAAAACCGCGCATCGCTGACACTCAGTGAAGATGCGGTCAAGGCCATCGAGCAACACACTTGGCCTGGCAACATCCGCGAGCTGGAAAACTGCATCAAACGCGCCGTCATCATGGCCGATGGCAATCAGATCACCCGCGAAGATGTGGGTCTGCAGCCAGCCAGTGACGCGCTGGACACCTCACTGGACTTACGCGTCATCCGCGACAACGCGGAAAAAACCGCCATTCTGGCGGCGTTGGGCCGTGTGAATGGCAATGTGCTCAAAGCCGCGGAGTTGTTGGGTGTGAGTCGACCCACGCTGTACGATTTGATGCACCGGCTCGGGTTGAAATAA
- a CDS encoding TIGR03013 family XrtA/PEP-CTERM system glycosyltransferase, with translation MIKIFNHYFHKRTLFQIALDLMLLLLIALITSTAHESQHSVLGSKAAMTFLVLTGAMMVLNASLGFYQRVHNRSLGQTSARAVLALLCMAPVILGLATLYFDTRSFAMTLLSAIALMLLLRVYVMHFTPRNLMRQRVLVFGTGSRARLVGTALLKSDPTVDLVGYYAGPNEQEAMVSAWGLLSMSNSLTDIVKDQQVDEIVVALSERRGGSMPLRELLDCKLQGVKVVDIATHFERTLGQIRLESLSAGWLIFGDGFGTGWFRAFIKRVFDIVCASILIVLALPVMLITALLIVLEDGFPILYFQERVGQNGRLFNVVKFRSMRTDAEKDGKPRWAAAKDDRVTRVGRVIRKLRIDELPQLFSVLAGAMSMVGPRPERPFFVDKLTQEIPYYAIRHSVKPGVTGWAQVRYQYGSSVEDAAEKLQYDLYYVKNHSLLLDIVVMFETIGVVVMRKGAQ, from the coding sequence ATGATCAAAATATTCAACCACTATTTTCACAAACGAACCCTGTTCCAGATTGCTCTGGATCTGATGCTCTTGCTGTTGATTGCCTTGATCACCTCAACAGCGCATGAATCACAGCACAGCGTCCTGGGGTCCAAAGCCGCCATGACCTTTTTGGTCCTGACCGGCGCCATGATGGTGTTGAACGCCAGTCTGGGTTTTTACCAGCGGGTGCACAACCGCTCGTTGGGACAAACAAGCGCACGCGCGGTGCTGGCCTTGTTGTGTATGGCTCCAGTGATTCTGGGCTTGGCGACCCTTTATTTCGATACCAGATCCTTCGCCATGACCCTGCTGTCCGCGATTGCACTGATGTTGCTGCTGCGTGTGTATGTGATGCATTTCACACCACGTAACCTGATGCGTCAGCGCGTCCTGGTATTCGGCACGGGCTCACGCGCCCGATTGGTGGGCACCGCCTTGCTCAAGTCCGACCCGACCGTGGACCTGGTTGGTTATTACGCCGGTCCAAACGAACAGGAAGCGATGGTGTCTGCCTGGGGTTTGCTGTCCATGTCGAATTCACTGACCGACATCGTCAAGGACCAACAGGTTGATGAGATTGTGGTGGCCCTGTCCGAGCGGCGTGGTGGCAGCATGCCATTGCGTGAGTTGCTCGACTGCAAGCTGCAGGGGGTCAAAGTGGTGGACATTGCCACCCACTTTGAGCGAACCCTAGGTCAGATCCGGCTGGAATCCCTGTCAGCCGGTTGGTTGATTTTTGGTGATGGTTTTGGTACTGGCTGGTTCAGGGCCTTCATCAAACGGGTGTTTGACATCGTCTGCGCCAGCATCCTGATAGTGCTGGCTTTGCCGGTGATGTTGATCACCGCGCTGCTAATCGTGCTGGAAGATGGTTTCCCGATCCTGTACTTTCAGGAACGTGTGGGACAGAACGGACGGCTTTTTAATGTGGTGAAGTTTCGCAGCATGCGCACCGATGCCGAGAAGGATGGCAAGCCCCGCTGGGCAGCAGCCAAAGACGACCGCGTGACACGCGTAGGCCGGGTGATTCGCAAGCTGCGTATTGACGAGTTACCACAATTGTTCAGCGTGCTGGCCGGCGCCATGAGCATGGTCGGCCCGCGCCCGGAGCGCCCCTTCTTTGTCGACAAGTTGACGCAGGAAATCCCGTACTACGCAATCCGTCACAGTGTCAAACCGGGCGTCACAGGCTGGGCTCAGGTACGTTACCAATATGGCTCTTCGGTTGAGGACGCGGCCGAGAAGCTGCAATACGACCTGTATTACGTCAAGAACCACTCCTTGCTGCTGGACATCGTGGTGATGTTTGAGACCATTGGTGTGGTGGTGATGCGCAAGGGCGCTCAGTAG
- a CDS encoding pyridoxal-dependent decarboxylase, exosortase A system-associated produces the protein MSLTMQDASPSLPQHAPMTQFVVSQGELMPGGDSLSRLAARVGQTPFYAYGRAQIRQRVAELRQALPSKIRLHYAMKANPMPALVGFMAGLVDGLDVASAGEMKVALDAGVSPKDISFAGPGKRDAELRQAVAAGVLVNIESFREVDVLAQASQTLGLPARAAVRINPDFELKSSGMRMGGGPRPFGVDVEQVPALLANLGRAGLAFEGFHLYPGSQSLSTEAICQALQQSFDLALRLSQHAPDKVRVLNLGGGLGVPYFPGDKPLQLEPIGEQLERLLQLAQAHLPQTSLVLELGRYLVAEAGIYVTRVVDRKYSRDQLYLVADGGLHQHLAATGNFGQLLRKNYPVAIGNKMGQPATQVTTVVGPSCTPLDVLADRVPLPEAQVGDLLVVFQSGAYGANASPHQFLTHPPCVEVLV, from the coding sequence ATGAGCCTCACCATGCAAGACGCGTCCCCCTCTTTGCCCCAGCATGCCCCCATGACCCAGTTTGTGGTGAGCCAGGGTGAGTTGATGCCCGGCGGTGACAGCCTGTCACGCTTGGCCGCGCGGGTTGGGCAAACCCCGTTTTATGCCTACGGTCGCGCCCAGATACGCCAGCGTGTGGCCGAGCTGCGCCAAGCCTTGCCGTCCAAAATCAGGCTGCACTACGCCATGAAAGCCAACCCGATGCCCGCCTTGGTGGGCTTCATGGCAGGTCTGGTGGATGGCCTCGATGTGGCCTCGGCGGGAGAAATGAAAGTGGCGCTGGATGCAGGTGTCAGTCCCAAGGACATCAGTTTTGCCGGCCCCGGCAAACGCGATGCCGAGTTGCGCCAGGCGGTGGCGGCCGGGGTGTTGGTGAACATCGAGTCGTTCCGCGAGGTGGATGTGCTGGCCCAAGCGTCCCAGACCCTGGGTTTGCCCGCCCGCGCTGCGGTGCGTATCAACCCCGACTTTGAACTCAAAAGCTCGGGCATGAGGATGGGCGGCGGGCCCCGCCCCTTTGGTGTGGATGTGGAGCAAGTCCCTGCCCTGCTGGCCAACCTGGGCCGTGCCGGTCTGGCATTTGAGGGTTTTCACCTCTACCCAGGCTCACAAAGCCTGAGCACCGAGGCCATCTGCCAGGCACTGCAGCAATCGTTTGACTTGGCACTGCGCCTGTCGCAACACGCGCCCGACAAGGTGCGGGTGCTCAACCTCGGCGGGGGCCTGGGTGTGCCGTATTTCCCCGGGGACAAGCCGCTGCAGCTGGAGCCGATTGGAGAGCAGCTGGAGCGCCTGCTGCAACTTGCCCAGGCCCACTTGCCACAGACCAGTCTGGTGCTGGAACTGGGCCGCTACCTGGTGGCCGAGGCCGGGATTTATGTGACACGGGTGGTCGACCGCAAGTACTCTCGCGACCAGCTGTATCTGGTGGCCGATGGTGGGCTGCATCAGCATCTGGCCGCCACTGGCAACTTTGGCCAGCTGCTGCGCAAGAACTACCCTGTGGCCATCGGCAACAAGATGGGCCAGCCAGCTACACAGGTCACCACGGTGGTGGGACCGTCTTGCACCCCCCTGGATGTGCTGGCTGACCGGGTACCGCTGCCGGAGGCACAGGTGGGAGATCTGCTGGTGGTGTTCCAGTCCGGGGCCTATGGCGCCAACGCCAGCCCGCACCAGTTTCTGACACACCCGCCGTGTGTTGAAGTGCTGGTGTAA
- the prsK gene encoding XrtA/PEP-CTERM system histidine kinase PrsK — translation MNSGNLDLTAWSGGLAGVCYTVFALRLLQSGYLKSLREPSKLAVLAAVLLSALWGWSTLLQMHSQAPLLPLLTILTDQLRYAAWFAFLLLLLRTNRAGKASTSNNLIIWAVLLAVSGPSSLVLTALDADSVGEPTRWMLFSAMSMPVFALVLLEQVFRNATEDSRWNLKPLSLGLAGSFLFDLYLFSQAVLFNRPDEDALSIRAGVHALMMPLLLLSSTRRSDWIAKIQLSPKAAFHSATLLIAGVYLIFISGVGYYVRYFGGEWGRALQLGLVVFALIVLMMLALSGTMRAKLKVFLGKHFFRYRYDYREEWLKFTRALSASSSPQELGSQVIRGLAEMVESPAGGLWLRVQGEAAFTQTARWNLAPTEDKEPMDTAMCQYLADGGRLINLEDYRSASRRYGSLKIPVWLQELPQAWLVVPLMVGEELTGFVILASARTLFDVNWEVNDLLKTASKQAASYLAQMQATEALLEVRKFDAFNKMSAFVVHDLKNIVTQLSLMMKNAKRLGDNPEFQQDMLLTVENSLDRMRQLMLQLREGATPPGKAFGVNLSAIVTRVQAVAQARGRTLEVLALEPVDTRGHEERLERIIGHVVQNAFDATDPSGHVWLTLERAGGQASIVVKDTGQGMTQDFIRDRLFKPFQTTKQGGMGIGAYESFQYVQELGGKIDVQSEVNQGTTVTLLLPLFETQKNSDLHSLESA, via the coding sequence ATGAACAGCGGCAACCTCGATTTGACCGCCTGGAGCGGTGGGCTGGCAGGGGTGTGCTACACGGTCTTTGCGCTGCGCCTGCTGCAATCGGGCTACCTAAAATCTCTGCGAGAGCCTTCCAAGCTTGCGGTGCTGGCGGCGGTGTTGCTGAGCGCCTTGTGGGGCTGGTCCACCTTGCTGCAGATGCACTCGCAGGCGCCGCTGCTGCCCTTGCTGACCATCCTGACCGACCAGTTGCGTTACGCCGCCTGGTTCGCTTTTTTGCTGCTCTTGTTGAGAACCAACCGAGCTGGCAAGGCGTCGACTAGCAACAACCTGATCATCTGGGCTGTGCTGCTGGCCGTTTCTGGCCCTTCGTCTCTGGTGTTAACGGCACTGGATGCAGACAGCGTGGGTGAGCCCACACGTTGGATGCTGTTCAGCGCCATGTCCATGCCGGTGTTTGCCCTGGTGCTGCTGGAGCAGGTTTTTCGCAACGCCACGGAAGATTCACGCTGGAATCTCAAGCCGCTGTCGCTGGGGCTGGCAGGCAGCTTTTTATTTGACCTGTACTTGTTCTCGCAAGCGGTGCTGTTCAACCGCCCGGACGAAGACGCCTTGAGCATCCGTGCGGGTGTACACGCCCTGATGATGCCGCTGCTGCTGCTCTCAAGCACCCGGCGCAGCGACTGGATCGCCAAGATCCAGCTGTCCCCCAAGGCCGCGTTCCATTCGGCCACGCTGCTGATCGCTGGCGTCTACCTGATTTTTATCTCTGGCGTGGGTTACTACGTGCGCTACTTTGGCGGCGAATGGGGGCGCGCACTGCAGTTGGGCCTGGTGGTGTTCGCCCTGATTGTGCTGATGATGCTGGCGCTATCAGGGACGATGCGGGCCAAACTCAAAGTGTTCCTGGGCAAACATTTTTTCCGTTATCGGTACGACTATCGCGAAGAATGGTTGAAATTCACCCGCGCCCTGTCGGCCAGCAGTTCGCCGCAGGAGCTGGGCTCTCAGGTAATCCGAGGCCTGGCCGAGATGGTGGAAAGCCCGGCTGGCGGGTTGTGGTTGCGCGTCCAAGGCGAGGCCGCTTTCACCCAGACCGCACGCTGGAACTTAGCCCCCACGGAAGACAAGGAGCCCATGGACACGGCGATGTGCCAGTATCTAGCCGATGGCGGCAGGCTCATCAACCTGGAGGATTACCGCTCGGCATCCAGGCGTTACGGCAGTTTGAAAATTCCCGTCTGGCTGCAGGAGCTGCCGCAGGCCTGGCTGGTGGTGCCACTGATGGTGGGTGAGGAGCTGACCGGTTTTGTGATTCTGGCCAGCGCACGCACCTTGTTTGATGTGAACTGGGAAGTCAATGACCTGTTGAAAACAGCCAGCAAACAAGCCGCCAGTTACCTGGCCCAAATGCAGGCAACGGAAGCGCTGCTGGAAGTGCGCAAATTTGACGCCTTCAACAAAATGTCGGCGTTTGTGGTGCACGACCTCAAAAACATCGTGACACAACTCTCGCTCATGATGAAAAACGCCAAGCGCTTGGGTGACAACCCCGAGTTTCAGCAGGACATGCTGCTGACGGTAGAGAACTCGCTGGACCGCATGCGCCAGCTGATGTTGCAACTGCGAGAAGGCGCTACTCCACCGGGCAAGGCTTTTGGTGTCAACCTGAGTGCCATCGTCACGCGGGTGCAAGCGGTCGCACAGGCACGCGGGCGCACGCTGGAAGTGCTGGCACTTGAGCCGGTCGATACCCGCGGACACGAAGAGCGGCTGGAGCGCATCATCGGCCATGTGGTGCAAAATGCCTTCGATGCGACCGACCCCAGCGGCCATGTCTGGCTGACACTGGAGCGCGCTGGGGGTCAAGCCAGCATTGTGGTGAAGGATACTGGCCAAGGCATGACGCAGGACTTCATCCGTGATCGGCTGTTCAAACCGTTTCAAACCACCAAACAGGGCGGCATGGGCATTGGTGCTTACGAAAGTTTCCAATATGTTCAGGAGTTGGGTGGCAAGATTGACGTCCAGAGCGAAGTCAACCAAGGCACCACCGTCACACTGTTGCTGCCACTGTTTGAGACCCAGAAAAATTCCGATCTACATTCCTTGGAAAGCGCATGA
- a CDS encoding UDP-glucose dehydrogenase family protein, which translates to MKITVIGTGYVGLVSGTCLADVGNDVLCLDVDPAKIKILEEGGIPIFEPGLQDMVRRNVAAGRLHFTTDIERAAHFGTVQFIAVGTPPGEDGSADMKYVTAAARNIGKYMTDYKVVVDKSTVPVGTADAVRAAITEELQKRGVSTPFSVVSNPEFLKEGAAIDDFMKPDRIVVGCDDEQAAHNMRALYAPFQRNHDRMILMDIRSAELTKYAANAMLATRISFMNELANLAEKLGADIEHVRRGIGSDPRIGYDFLYAGAGYGGSCFPKDVKALIKTAAVDAGIHLKVLNAVEEANDLQKHVLANKIKARFGADLTGKHFALWGLAFKANTDDMREATSREVIKDLIAAGATVTAYDPVASAEAKHCFPNELRLSYADNQNAALDNADALVIVTEWKEFRSPDFDNLKAKLRNPIIFDGRNLYDPKTVRGLGFEYLAIGR; encoded by the coding sequence ATGAAGATTACCGTGATTGGCACCGGCTACGTTGGCCTGGTGTCTGGGACTTGTCTGGCTGACGTGGGCAATGATGTGCTGTGCCTGGATGTGGATCCGGCCAAGATCAAAATTCTGGAAGAGGGCGGCATCCCGATTTTTGAGCCCGGCCTGCAAGACATGGTCCGGCGCAATGTCGCCGCAGGGCGCTTGCACTTCACCACCGACATCGAACGCGCCGCCCACTTCGGTACCGTCCAATTCATTGCTGTGGGCACCCCGCCAGGCGAAGACGGCTCGGCCGACATGAAATACGTCACCGCTGCGGCACGCAACATCGGCAAATACATGACCGACTACAAAGTCGTCGTCGACAAAAGCACCGTCCCCGTGGGCACGGCCGACGCCGTGCGCGCCGCCATCACCGAAGAACTGCAAAAACGCGGCGTGAGCACCCCCTTCAGCGTGGTGTCCAACCCCGAGTTCCTCAAAGAAGGCGCTGCCATTGACGACTTCATGAAACCAGATCGGATTGTGGTCGGGTGTGACGACGAACAGGCCGCACACAACATGCGCGCCCTGTACGCGCCGTTCCAGCGCAACCACGATCGAATGATCCTGATGGACATCCGCAGCGCCGAGCTCACCAAATACGCCGCCAACGCCATGCTGGCCACCCGCATCAGCTTCATGAACGAGTTGGCCAACCTGGCTGAAAAGCTCGGAGCCGACATTGAACATGTGCGCCGGGGCATTGGTTCAGACCCGCGCATTGGTTATGACTTCTTGTATGCCGGTGCAGGTTACGGCGGCTCGTGTTTCCCCAAGGACGTCAAGGCATTGATCAAAACAGCCGCAGTGGATGCGGGCATCCACCTCAAAGTTCTTAACGCGGTGGAAGAAGCCAACGACCTGCAAAAACATGTGCTGGCCAACAAGATCAAAGCACGTTTTGGCGCGGATCTGACGGGCAAACACTTTGCGTTGTGGGGCTTGGCCTTCAAGGCCAACACAGACGACATGCGTGAAGCCACCAGCCGGGAAGTGATCAAGGACTTGATCGCTGCTGGTGCCACCGTGACGGCCTACGACCCGGTGGCCAGCGCCGAGGCCAAACACTGCTTCCCCAATGAGCTGCGACTGAGTTATGCCGACAACCAGAATGCTGCGCTCGACAATGCGGATGCACTTGTGATCGTCACCGAATGGAAGGAGTTTCGCAGCCCAGACTTTGACAATCTGAAAGCCAAACTCAGGAACCCGATCATTTTTGATGGCCGCAACCTCTACGACCCCAAAACGGTACGCGGTCTCGGGTTTGAGTACTTGGCCATTGGGCGCTAG
- the prsT gene encoding XrtA/PEP-CTERM system TPR-repeat protein PrsT produces the protein MKITKHPIRGALPALLVSLLLVACGDKPEAMISSAKDYLAKNDSKAAVIQIKNALQKSPDMPEARYLLGKTLLESGDVAGAETELRKALALKFAQDKTLPLLATAMLAQGQAKKLTDEFGKTNLADKTAQASLLTSLAGAYAAQGQTEPAQTALDAALATAPDYAPAKLIQARQKGGQRDFDGALAIADEVISKNPQSFEAWKLKGDLLRYAKNQPAEALAAYRKSVEIKPDFLAGQTAAVTLLLQQNNLPDAASQIEQLKKIAPNQPQTKFLEANLAYQQMDLKAARELTQQVLKAAPNNVQGLQLAGAIELQLNSPLQAEVYLSKALQAAPNLPLARRLLVMTYLRSGQATKALDTLKPGLVGDNIDPGLYAVAGEVYLQNNDVKKAEEYFTKATQQDPKNARNRTSLALTHMISGQVDNAFGELQNISASDSGITADMALISAHLRRQELDKALKAIDALEKKQADKPLAANLRGRVLLIKRDLPGARKSFERALQIDPMFFPAVASLAGLDLADKKPQDAKARFDAVLAKDPKNAQALLAQAELAARTGASKDEVGKLINNAVSANPTEAAPRLLLIDFHLRNKDVKLATSAAQDAVATLPNNPELLDALGRTQLAAGEFNQSIASFNKLAGMQPLSPQPYLRLADVHMANKDKAAAAASLRKALDIKPDLQAAQRGSILLDMDGKNISGALTTAKTMQKQGPKDAVGYVLEGDINASQKNWDAAANAYQTGLKQASSAELAVKLHSVLLAAGKTSEAEKFSATWQRDQPKDTVFLLYLGDGAISRKDYSGAEKLYTRVTQLQPNNAVAFNNLAWVTARLNKDGAIALAEKANALAPNQPALMDTLAELLSDKGDYAKALEVQTKVVTLQPENPIFKLNLAKIHIKGGKKDLAKVQLDELAKLGDKFGGQKEVAQLIKGL, from the coding sequence ATGAAAATCACAAAACATCCCATCCGTGGTGCACTGCCAGCGCTGCTGGTGTCTCTGCTGTTGGTGGCTTGTGGCGACAAGCCCGAGGCCATGATCAGCTCCGCCAAAGACTATCTGGCGAAAAATGACAGCAAAGCCGCAGTCATCCAGATCAAAAACGCACTGCAAAAAAGCCCGGACATGCCAGAGGCTCGTTATTTGCTGGGTAAGACGCTGCTAGAAAGTGGTGACGTGGCGGGCGCAGAAACAGAGCTGCGCAAAGCCCTGGCACTGAAATTTGCCCAAGACAAAACCCTACCATTGCTGGCTACTGCAATGCTGGCACAAGGACAAGCCAAAAAACTGACCGATGAATTTGGCAAGACCAACTTGGCAGACAAAACCGCGCAAGCCTCACTGCTGACCAGTCTGGCTGGCGCCTACGCAGCGCAGGGGCAAACAGAGCCTGCTCAGACTGCACTTGATGCGGCTCTGGCAACTGCTCCTGACTACGCGCCTGCCAAGCTGATCCAAGCACGCCAGAAAGGTGGCCAACGCGACTTTGATGGCGCACTGGCCATTGCCGATGAAGTCATTTCCAAAAACCCGCAAAGTTTTGAAGCCTGGAAGCTCAAAGGGGATCTGCTGCGTTACGCCAAAAACCAACCGGCAGAGGCTTTGGCGGCCTACCGCAAATCGGTCGAGATCAAACCCGATTTTCTCGCGGGCCAGACGGCTGCAGTCACCTTGTTGTTGCAACAGAACAATCTGCCAGACGCAGCCAGCCAGATCGAACAGTTAAAGAAAATCGCCCCCAACCAACCCCAAACCAAGTTTCTGGAAGCCAATTTGGCTTACCAGCAAATGGACTTGAAGGCCGCACGCGAGTTGACGCAGCAGGTTTTGAAAGCTGCGCCCAACAATGTGCAAGGACTTCAACTGGCCGGCGCCATCGAGCTTCAACTCAATTCGCCCTTGCAAGCCGAGGTGTACCTGAGTAAGGCGCTACAAGCTGCCCCCAACCTACCACTGGCTCGCCGCTTGCTGGTGATGACTTATCTGCGATCCGGCCAGGCCACAAAAGCGTTGGACACCCTGAAACCGGGCTTGGTCGGCGACAACATCGACCCCGGCCTGTATGCGGTGGCGGGTGAGGTGTACCTGCAGAACAACGATGTGAAAAAGGCCGAGGAATACTTCACCAAAGCCACCCAACAAGACCCTAAGAACGCCAGAAACCGCACCTCGCTGGCGCTGACCCACATGATCAGCGGCCAGGTGGACAACGCATTTGGTGAGTTGCAGAACATTTCAGCATCCGACAGTGGCATCACGGCCGACATGGCACTGATCAGTGCCCATTTACGCCGCCAGGAACTCGACAAGGCGCTCAAAGCCATTGATGCCCTTGAGAAAAAGCAAGCGGACAAACCACTGGCTGCTAACTTGCGCGGACGAGTTCTGCTGATCAAACGTGACCTGCCAGGCGCCCGCAAGAGTTTTGAGCGGGCTTTGCAGATTGACCCCATGTTCTTTCCGGCTGTCGCCAGTTTGGCGGGCCTGGACCTGGCCGACAAGAAGCCGCAAGACGCGAAGGCACGTTTTGACGCTGTGCTGGCCAAAGACCCCAAAAACGCCCAGGCGCTGCTGGCACAAGCTGAACTGGCGGCCAGAACTGGCGCCAGCAAGGATGAGGTCGGCAAGCTGATCAACAACGCGGTTTCCGCCAACCCCACCGAGGCAGCGCCACGCCTGCTGCTGATTGACTTCCATTTGCGCAACAAGGATGTGAAACTGGCGACGTCAGCCGCACAAGATGCAGTCGCCACGCTGCCCAACAACCCTGAACTGCTGGACGCTTTGGGTCGCACGCAGCTTGCCGCAGGTGAATTCAACCAGTCCATTGCCAGCTTCAACAAACTGGCAGGCATGCAACCCCTGTCACCACAGCCCTACCTGCGTTTGGCCGATGTACACATGGCCAACAAAGACAAAGCTGCCGCTGCTGCCAGCTTGCGCAAGGCGCTGGATATCAAACCTGACTTGCAGGCAGCCCAACGTGGCAGTATCTTGCTGGACATGGACGGCAAAAACATCAGTGGAGCCTTGACCACAGCCAAGACCATGCAGAAACAAGGCCCTAAAGATGCGGTCGGATATGTTCTAGAAGGTGATATCAACGCCTCCCAGAAGAACTGGGACGCCGCCGCAAACGCTTACCAGACGGGGCTGAAACAAGCCAGCTCTGCCGAACTGGCCGTCAAATTGCATTCGGTGTTGTTGGCAGCAGGCAAAACAAGTGAGGCTGAGAAGTTTTCCGCAACTTGGCAACGAGACCAGCCTAAAGACACTGTCTTCCTGTTGTACCTGGGTGACGGCGCCATCAGCCGCAAAGACTACTCAGGCGCTGAAAAGCTATACACCCGTGTGACCCAACTGCAGCCCAACAACGCCGTAGCCTTTAACAACCTGGCCTGGGTAACCGCCCGGCTCAACAAAGATGGTGCTATCGCCTTGGCGGAGAAGGCCAATGCATTGGCGCCCAACCAGCCCGCCTTGATGGACACATTGGCCGAGTTGCTGTCAGACAAGGGCGATTACGCCAAAGCGCTGGAAGTGCAAACCAAGGTGGTCACACTACAGCCAGAGAACCCGATATTCAAGCTGAACCTGGCCAAGATACACATCAAAGGTGGCAAGAAAGACTTGGCCAAGGTGCAATTGGATGAACTGGCGAAGCTGGGGGACAAGTTTGGGGGACAGAAGGAAGTGGCGCAGTTGATCAAGGGCCTGTGA